The Cyclobacterium amurskyense genome contains the following window.
CAAATGGTTTTGGATGACATGGTATCAAACAACAGTTATTGGTTGGTATCTCCAGAATTTTCTTTAGCCGAAACCGGGAGGGCGGGATTGTTTTTTGATTGGGGAGGTACTGGTTTTTCATCTGGAAGCCAGACTAGCTTTTCGCTTATTGTAAGTAAAGATGGTGGGCAGACCGGACAATCACTTTGGGAAATGTCCGGAGAGGCTCTTAACAAAGACATCGACGCATCAGATGATCCGACTTTAGGAACCTTTGTAAACCTCAATGACTTCGCCAGAGAAGAAAAAGTAAGGCTGTATTTTAAAGTGAATAACCTTAATGATTCAGATGCATTATTATTTCTGGACAATATCTCTTTGTATTTATCAGATGATCCAGATCCGGTGGTTCCTGAGCTAAATCAATCTCTTGTTTACCCTAACCCAGCGATTGATAACTTCCATATTTCCTTTAATTTGGAGAACTACCAAGATGTGAAAATTGAGTTTTTCAGTTTAGCTGGTCAAAAAGCTTACGACGTGAGTTTTCCAAATACCTTAAATCAAACCTATACCTTTGGGAAAATGCACTTGGGAACTGGTTTATTTGTAGTTAAAATAACAGGAGAAAACTTTATGTTGACCAAGAAGTTGGTTGTATACTAATACCAAAAGCCACAATTGACCGTTCTTTCAGAAAAATCTTATTGGTTATTTACCAGTTTTAAATTATAGCATTAATTTGCATTAGAATTCAAGAGAAAAAAGGTTTTCATCCTTAAAATTGGATCAAATCTTGCAATAGAAATAATATGAGTGATTTTAAAGTAGGTATTAAAAAAGTAGGTATTCACCTATCAATAATATTGGCCTTAACTTTTGGGCTATTATTTGTTTTTTTTGAAATTTATTTGCCTGATTATACCCATCATGGTGAGTCCGTCACTGTTCCTGATTTAGAAGGGTTTCATTATGATGAAGTGCAAGGGTATCTTGAGGGTAGAAATCTGGTAATGGTGGTTACTTTAGACAGTGGCTTTGTGGCGGATGCCAAGCCATTGGAAGTACTGAAGCAAAACCCAAAGCCGGGAGCCAAAGTAAAGCAAGACAGAAAAATCTATGTCACACTCAATGCGAAAAATGCACCCCTGATCAGGATGCCTAATTTGGTTCATACCCCTTTGAAAAATGCTCAGGAAATTTTAGCCAATTTTGGACTTGTGAGAGGAGACATTGTATACGTACCAGATATAGGTCACAATGCCGTATTGCACCAAAAATACAGAGGTAGAGATATCAAAGAAGGTTTAGAAATTCCTAAAGGATCCCAAATCGATTTGGTGGTAGGAGATGGTTTTGGTAATCAAAATCTCGATATGCCCAATATCATAGGCATGGATGACCAAGAGGCGGAGTTCTTGATTCTTGGATCGGGCTTAAGCATGGGCAATGTCAATTATGTAGAAACGGATACTGTTCCCAAAGGAACGGTAGTTAAGCAACTTCCTCCTGCAGGATTAATGATGCAAACAGGAGAAAGGGTAGACATCTGGGTTTCTAAACTTGGACAAGAAACAACTTTTAATGAATAGGATTAGGTATTCGGTTCTGATAGCTGTTTTGCTAGTTGGTTTCTCTTCCGTTACCGACTGTATTGCTCAATTTCAGCAGTTACCGATTGCTTCACTTCCTTCTGATAATAATTCTATTTCATTAAATAATCAAAGAACTGCTGCGGAGACCTTACAGCTCCCTTTTTGGGATGATTTTTCCTCCGGTCAATTGTCTCCCTTGCTTTGGGAGACCCAAGGTGTCAAAACTTCTTTTACACTAGGCCTTGCCCCTCCATCCTTAGGTGTAGCTGTATTGGACGGGGTAGATAATAATGGCCAAGCCTATTCAACTACACGGCTAGAACAGGGGGAAGGGGATCAATTGACCTCCATGCCCATTGACCTGTCTCAAACTTCAGCTACTAATGACGTTTACCTCAGTTTTTATTGGCAAGCTGGTGGAAAAGGAGAACGTCCGGATGATTCCGATGCACTAGAGCTTTATTTTTTAGATTCCGAAGGTAAATGGGTGTTGGTATGGAGCCAAGAGGGAGGAGATGATGTGGCATCAGACCAGTTTGTGCAGGTATTGTTACCTGTAGCTGAGCAATTTCATTATGAAGCATTTCAGTTTAAATTTCAGCAATCGGGAAGGCTTTCCGGACCATTTGATACATGGGTGTTGGATTATATTTATTTGAATAAGGGAAGGGATGCCACCGATCGGTATCCTGCTGACAGGGCGCTGACCCAATTGCCAAGCAGTCCTTTTGCGCCCTATTTTGCCATTCCTTATTTTGAGCTTGATCAAGAAAAATTAACTACCCCAATTAGCAACGAATTCAATAACCTGACCAATAGGTTTAGAGCCATAGAGTATACAGTTAGCCTTACTAACAAAGCGACGGGTGAGCTTTTGGAAAAGATCAATGACAATACCCCTTTTAATCCAGTGCCTCAGGCTTTGGAACGCAGGACTTTCACGAGCAGTGATGTCAAAGGAACCTCCTTAATTGGTTTAATCGACGAACCAATGGATGTGGAAGTACTAATGTACCTTAGGGCGGGGGATACTTATTTGGAAGAATTGGAGGGAGAATCCCAAAATTTCAATGTGGATTTTCGTGCCAATGATAGCAGCAGGATAGTAATTCCCTTTAGGGATTTTTATGCCTATGATAATGGTTCTGCGGATTATGCAGCAGGCATCAATCAAAGAGGTGGAATGTTGGCCTTGTCTTACGAACTATCTACCCCTTCTTACCTTTCGGGGCTTAGCATACAATTCGCGAATGCTGCTCAAAGAAACAGTGCGATAGAATTAATGGTTTGGGATTCAATTTCCAATGAGCCTTTGTACCAAGGAGAAGTATTGATCCCTGCTGATGCTGGATTGGGTAGTTTTTCTTATTTCCCATTAGATACCAATATCATGGTAAAGGATCATTTTTTTATTGGTTTCACCCAGTTTTCAAATGATTACCTGTATGTGGGCTTGGATAAAAGTGGAGATACAGGAGATAAGATTTTCTATAATGTGCATGGTTCATGGCAGCAAAATGAGCATGTAAAGGGGAATTTAATGATGCGGGCACACCTTAGCTTGGACCCTGTTGTAGAGGAAGTTGATTTGCCTGATGAGGAGTTATCGTTTTACCCAAATCCAGTAACTGAAAGGTTATTTATCAGGGGTGAGGTGGATGACTTAATGGTGTTCGATTTCCAGGGCAGGCTGATAAATATACCCCAAGAAGTGGATAAAGAAGGTAAAATGCTTAATTTTACAGAAAGTCAAAAGGGGATGTACCTGATTAAAATGGTAAAAAATGGACAGCCCATCACGAGAAGAATTATTGTTAAATAAGCCATGAAAGACATAGAAGTAGAAGAATTAAAATCAAGGTTAGACAAAAAAGAACAGTTTGTCTTTTTAGATGTCAGAGAAACGTACGAATATGAGGATGACAATCTTGGCGCCATTAATATTCCTTTGGCTCAACTTCCTAATAAACTTTCCGAAATAGAAAAGTATAAAGATGAAGAGATCATCGTGCATTGCCGATCTGGAGCAAGAAGTGGGAATGCAAAAGTATTCTTAGAAAGTAAAGGTTATACCAAAGTCAGAAATGTCTTAGGAGGAATATTGGCCTACAGGGCTTTAGAAGAAGACGAATAGCATTTAGATTTTCCTTTATTCAAAAACGAACGGTTCAGGAGTAAAGCAAAGGATAAACAAAATGATGGCCAACCAACCTAGAATTTTACGTTTTTGATCTAGTTTTGTGCCATCCATTACTTCTGGGTGATTGATGCCCAGAATCCTTCCTACCAGAAAAGCAAAGAAGAGCCAGCCAGTATAACCTTGGATATCTGGTGAGATACTTACCAAGCTGTATTGTATAGCCGCTATTCCAAGCGCCATGATCCATTTGTTGGTGTTAGAAAGACCTGATTTTCTATAGCAGATGTACAAGAAGCCTATATACAGAGGCAAAGCCAGGGCCAGGTAATTCAAGTCCTCAAAAGGACTGATAATGCCAAGGCCGGCGTAAAATAAAAATACGGTATATACTACAATTGATATTATTTTGTGGTGTCTGGGAAACAGCCCAAATACCACATGTCCTCCATCCAATTGTCCAATGGGCAATAAGTTTATGGCTGTAAAGAACAAAGCCAAGTAACCCGCAAAAAGAAAGGGGTAATGGATGATTTCAGACATGGCCGGCATCCGCTCAGGATCTGCTAGGGTTTTTTCCATGGTCCAGAACAATAGATTATAGCCCAATTCAAAATCCATCATGTCTTCATCTTCGCTAAGGACATAATTTGGATCTGCATATTCAGGGTGGATTTCATAGATATAGTCAGCTTCAGGCAATTGCGTGAAGCCATATATCAAAACAGCAAAAGCAACCACAAAACCAGCGAGTGGGCCCGCAACGCCTATATCGAAGAATTTTTTCCTGCTACTAATTATTCCCTTCATTTGAATGATTGCGCCAAAGGTTCCTATGGACGGAGATCCCAAAAAGCCCAACCATGCAGGGATAAAATAAGGTAGGGAAGACCTTACCTTATGGTAAATGGAAGTAAACAGGTGTCCCAACTCATGAATCAATAGAATACCGATGAAGGGCAGGGAGAATTGCAGGGAGAGCACGAAATACTCCCATGTAAGCGGTAGTTCGTCGGAAAGTATACTTCTGCCATACAACCATTCTCCACCCGCTAGGGTAGTGGCTATAATCGTTAAAAAGAAAAGGGTACCGTGCTTAAGGTATTCTTTGGTACTATACATTTTGGAAAAAATTGATTAATGCTTTTGGGTGGTCAATATGATGTGTTTGTATGCCAACTTTATTCGCACCCAAAAGGTTCTCTTTGAGGTCATCAAAAAACAAACATTTTTCTGGAGCAGCACCTATTCCTTTGATGACCTCTTTATAGATGGCTTCATCAGGCTTACGCAATCCCATTTCCTGGCTTAAAAACATATGGTCAAAAAGATCAGGCCAGGTGCCTTCGGGCAATTTTTGCTTAAAAGTTTCTTCTACCACCTTAAAATGGATGCTGTTGGTATTGCTAAGCATGAAGAGGGGGTATTGTTTCTTCAGTTCCATAAGTAGGTCCAGCCTTTCCTCTGGGATATCTACAAGGATACTGTTCCAGGCATCATCAATCCATTCGTCTTCCCAGTCGGTCGAGAAAAATTTTCTTACCCCATCTCTGAAGGTATTTTCGTCGGATTTTCCTGTTTCAAGATCAAAGTGAACAGGAGAGACCATAAATTCTTTAATTAGGTGATGTTGTTTTTCTGGCAAGCGACTATTTATTTTTTCAAAAGTCCTTTGGTAATCAATGTCATAGATAACATTCCCTAAATCAAAAATTAAAAATTCAATTTCTTGCAGGTTTTTCATTACAATTTTTGTTGTGATTTTAAAATCAAATATGTAACATTGCATTCCCAAAAGCAAGGTAAAAGGTTCAAAAGACTTCTAATCTTGGATAGGGAGCCTTCTCTAGTTTGAAATACAGTTGGACTTGGTTGTTTACTTCTTTTTATTTGTGGTTGAATGGAAGGAGTAAATTTTCTTAATAAAAGTGGGGCCTATAACTCAGCTGGTTAGAGTATCTGACTCATAATCAGAAAGTCCCTGGTTCGAGCCCAGGTGGGCCCACAAATTAGCCGAGAGCAATCTCGGCTTTTTTTATGCCTATTTTTTTTCTAGCCCGTCCCGGAGGCTGAGCCTGTCGAAGCCAACGTTTTTCTGCATCTCCCGGAGGCTGAGCCTGTCGAAGTCATAGGTTTTTCAGGCGTAAACCATTGGGAAAGGTATATTATAAAACCTCCCTTTTGTTCTCTAAATTTTGGCTAAAGCCGGATCATAGGCTAATGCCTTAATAAATGAGCTAAAACCCATTCCTATTGAGTTATTTTCTTTGACTGATTAATTCGTTCTAAATTTTGGGAAAGGTATAATACATCTAATTTCAATAGCCCCCAGCTTTAGCTGGGGGATTTGTATGTTCTCTCATTACTGTGGCTTTAGCTAAATTCTTTATCCAAATGCCCTAGAATTTTGATTATTCGATCAAGGTAACTCTGGCAAGATTAGGGGACTTCTGAACCCCGAGGGGGTACCTCTGAACATACACCTATACCTTCCTAACTCAAATTTCTGACATGAAACAGGGGAGGGAGTACCTAAAACTGACAACATTCGACCTTTTTGCTCAAATTTCCCACCTTTGAACTCGAATTTTTGGCCTAAGAAATTGAAAAATTGACTAAAAACTGACATTAATTCGACCTAAATGCAGAAAATATGACAAAATTGCTGGAGTTTTCAACGCTTTGGAAAAAAAAATGGTGTTCCGAAGCGGGGAGGGGTACTTCCGAACCTACCCAATGCAGATATTAACTTCAAAATTCGACTTTTGAGCTCGAAAATTCGATGTATTAACTGAAAATTTCCGCCTTTTTGGCAGTTTGTTTGACTGCATAAATCGGTAATTCCACAAAAGTCTGACAAGATTCAATAGCAGAATCGATCAATTTGATGGATTTTATATCCTATTGAGTCTTCAGATAGGTAATATATAGTTAAAAAGGGATAGAATTTAAAATTAGGCCACAGATAATAGGTTTTTAAATGTTCTTTGTAGGCATAAGCCATATTTTTAGTTAAAGACCTGTTTCTTTTTATGGCCATAAAAGGGAATCATAAATTGCTCAATTAGGTCTTTATTAAGGATTGACTTGCGGGAATGGTGGATTGCCTAAGAAATAATTATGTTTTATAAATTCAGCTTTTTATCTACAATAATCCTTATAATTCAATTAGATTTAAGCTCAAATTGTTAACATCTTCTTAGGTGATTAAAACTTAGTTATTTTAGGGGAAGTATTGGGCCAATAAAGCCCAAACTATTAATAGATATTAGGTATGTGCAGATATGCAATGTCTTCATATAAATCACATTATGCTTGTTTTGCTTGCCGCAAAACTTTTAAAAGAAGATTGTTAGAGGATATTTTGGGTGGCTATAGTAAAGGCATTCAGGAAACCCCTGCTAAATGTCCTGAATGTGGGGAGATAATGGCAGATATGGGCTTGGATTTTGAAGCACCTAAGAAAAAAGATGTGAATGCGTGGAATCATATTTCAAATCTGTATAAAGTAGATATAACCTTCCATTCTTGTGGCTGTACAGGACCTGGATACATACCAAATGATACTGAAGCATTAATAAAGCATCTGTCTAAGATCAAAGACACCTATTTGGTGCATCAACACTTTTGGGCCAGAAGGATGAGTGATCCGGAAACGCAAAGCGAAATAGCAAGAGATAAACATCAAAATGGTGATTTTCTCTACAGAATTCCAATCGAAATGAAAAAAGGAACTAAAAATAAACCTGAGTATGACGCAGCAAAGGCTCAGCTTTATTGGAATCAAAAAGTAGCTGAAATTGAAAAGAAAATAGAAATAGTTAATAATACTAACGCTATTTAAAATGCATACAAGATTTAATAGTCCTTAGTTTTTGTAATCAGATTATCCGGCACCGGAGGCTGAGCCTGTCGAAGTTGGCCTCTCTAGGCATTTTAGCTCCAAATAACATTTCGCTAAACTTAGACCAGATCAACATTCAAAAAATTGAGATAATAATTCTAAAAAAAACACTAAATTAGTGCTGAAAATTAAACGATTATGGGGACAATTGAATTGAAATCGAATCTGCATAAAATAATCGATAGTATTGAGGATGAACAGTTGCTACGTGCTATTTCCAGATTTCTTGAAAAGCGTAAAAACGCAGAAGATGGACTGCTGTGGAAAGAACTGACAGACGAACAAAAAAAAGAAGTGCTTCAGGCTTACGAAGAATCGGAGGATAAGGCAAATCTCATTAACGATAAAGACATTTGGAATGAGATTAAATGAAAATTGTTTGGACTAAAAAAGCACGAGAGAGGTTTGGTGAAATATTGGAATACATTGAACTTAAATTTGGTTCAACTGCAAGACGTTCATTCATAACAAAAACGAAAGCCTTTACTAGGCTACTTTATGAGTTTCCGGAAATTGGGACACTAGAGATACCAGAGAAAAAAATAAGAGGTTTTCAAATCACTAAGCAAACGCGGGTCTTTTATCGGCTGAAAAATGATCAAATTATTCTATTGACATTCTTTGACTCAAGGCAAGATCCCCAGAAGAAGCCTCAATAAACCTTACAATAATAAAAGACTCTCCTTCTCTAAATTTCGGCTAAATCCGGATGATAGGGTAATGCTTTAATAAATAGGCTGAAGCCCATTCCTATTGAGCTGTTTTCTTTGATCGATTAATTCGTTCTAAATTCTGGGAAAGGTATAATACATCTAATTTCAATAGCCCCCAGCTTTAGCTGGGGGATTTAAATGATTTCTCGTTTCTGTGGCTTTAGCTAAACCATTAACCTATTAACGCTCACAAAGCCTTTCGAAATTGGCCTCCCTAGTCCTTTCTGGTCTAAGTTACGCTTCTCTAAACTTAGACCAGATCGGGGACTGGTTCGAAACCTGTAGGCATTAAAATAAATATTATAGCCTAAATTTTATTTTATATATTTCGGAAGTGTATTTGTAAAATATTATATTAAGTATATTTTTGTTTAATTAATTACGGATATGTATTGGATCTATTTTCTTTTATTAATTTTTACATACTATTTCTTTATAGTTTCAGGGTTAATTTCGGCACTAATTTTAAGAGTTTTTAAAAGTATTTTTCTTAAAAGAGAAAGTCTTTTCCGACTGAAATTAGAAAGAGAATTACGGGATGGTAATGAAAATGATGGTTTATCCAAATCAAAGGTTAATGTTATAAATGTTAAAATCTTAGTAGAAGACCTATTTATTGGGGTGATTAGGGGTGGAATTATCACACTTATATCTTGGTACGTTTTGTCTCTATTTTTTGAGGTTGATACCCAAATATTTTTAATAACATTACTTCTAGCGCAATTAATTATAACCTTTAAAAACTGGAAGAGAAATGTTAGATTTATAGATGAGTGTATGAGGTGGGTAGGAGATTTCCCAGGGATAATAATGACTTTTTATATCTTAATAGAGAAATGAAATTTTGCAGCTATCCCTCCCCCAAAAAAATCCACCAAATTAGTTAATTGATTCTACAGGTAGCAAGATTATTGTGCTGCAAGGTTTCAGGTAATTATTCAATACTATTTAACCAACCTCAACTCATCGATCACATTTTCACTGGAATCTTTGGCGGTGTAGGTAAGGCTGTTGCCGTCGATGTCTAGCACCTGATAAAATGGACCTTGCTCATACCTGACTTCAGCATAAGGCTCTTCTCCTATGCCTCTTAGATCACTAGGAATACCTATGGAAATCATATAGGTGGTGCCATCCTTTGCGTTAGCAACGACTTTGCCATCCTTCATGGGATTGGAACGCATGTAATAATGGATGTGTCCGGAAAACACCATGTCAACATGGTACTTGTCGAATAAAGGGATCCACTCTTTCTGAATGTTAGGATAAGGTTCTTCCCAGTTGTAAGGAGGGAAGTGGAACATGGCAAATTTCCATGTGGCCTTGGATTCACTCAATTGTTGCTCGATCCATTGGGTTTGTAATTCGTCCTTTGATGTGGCATCAATCATTAGAAACATGGCGTTTTTATAATTGAAGGCATAGGTGTGCTCAGTAGGGAGGTCCTTAGGCCCATTGGTTGGGTAGCTGAAAAGTTGCCGGTACATCTCTGCCCCAAGCCCCATGCGGTTGTCATGATTTCCAATCACATTCATAAAGGGTCTCTGGGAG
Protein-coding sequences here:
- a CDS encoding rhodanese-like domain-containing protein is translated as MKDIEVEELKSRLDKKEQFVFLDVRETYEYEDDNLGAINIPLAQLPNKLSEIEKYKDEEIIVHCRSGARSGNAKVFLESKGYTKVRNVLGGILAYRALEEDE
- a CDS encoding site-2 protease family protein; its protein translation is MYSTKEYLKHGTLFFLTIIATTLAGGEWLYGRSILSDELPLTWEYFVLSLQFSLPFIGILLIHELGHLFTSIYHKVRSSLPYFIPAWLGFLGSPSIGTFGAIIQMKGIISSRKKFFDIGVAGPLAGFVVAFAVLIYGFTQLPEADYIYEIHPEYADPNYVLSEDEDMMDFELGYNLLFWTMEKTLADPERMPAMSEIIHYPFLFAGYLALFFTAINLLPIGQLDGGHVVFGLFPRHHKIISIVVYTVFLFYAGLGIISPFEDLNYLALALPLYIGFLYICYRKSGLSNTNKWIMALGIAAIQYSLVSISPDIQGYTGWLFFAFLVGRILGINHPEVMDGTKLDQKRKILGWLAIILFILCFTPEPFVFE
- a CDS encoding HAD family hydrolase → MKNLQEIEFLIFDLGNVIYDIDYQRTFEKINSRLPEKQHHLIKEFMVSPVHFDLETGKSDENTFRDGVRKFFSTDWEDEWIDDAWNSILVDIPEERLDLLMELKKQYPLFMLSNTNSIHFKVVEETFKQKLPEGTWPDLFDHMFLSQEMGLRKPDEAIYKEVIKGIGAAPEKCLFFDDLKENLLGANKVGIQTHHIDHPKALINFFQNV
- a CDS encoding T9SS type A sorting domain-containing protein, producing the protein MNRIRYSVLIAVLLVGFSSVTDCIAQFQQLPIASLPSDNNSISLNNQRTAAETLQLPFWDDFSSGQLSPLLWETQGVKTSFTLGLAPPSLGVAVLDGVDNNGQAYSTTRLEQGEGDQLTSMPIDLSQTSATNDVYLSFYWQAGGKGERPDDSDALELYFLDSEGKWVLVWSQEGGDDVASDQFVQVLLPVAEQFHYEAFQFKFQQSGRLSGPFDTWVLDYIYLNKGRDATDRYPADRALTQLPSSPFAPYFAIPYFELDQEKLTTPISNEFNNLTNRFRAIEYTVSLTNKATGELLEKINDNTPFNPVPQALERRTFTSSDVKGTSLIGLIDEPMDVEVLMYLRAGDTYLEELEGESQNFNVDFRANDSSRIVIPFRDFYAYDNGSADYAAGINQRGGMLALSYELSTPSYLSGLSIQFANAAQRNSAIELMVWDSISNEPLYQGEVLIPADAGLGSFSYFPLDTNIMVKDHFFIGFTQFSNDYLYVGLDKSGDTGDKIFYNVHGSWQQNEHVKGNLMMRAHLSLDPVVEEVDLPDEELSFYPNPVTERLFIRGEVDDLMVFDFQGRLINIPQEVDKEGKMLNFTESQKGMYLIKMVKNGQPITRRIIVK
- a CDS encoding PASTA domain-containing protein encodes the protein MSDFKVGIKKVGIHLSIILALTFGLLFVFFEIYLPDYTHHGESVTVPDLEGFHYDEVQGYLEGRNLVMVVTLDSGFVADAKPLEVLKQNPKPGAKVKQDRKIYVTLNAKNAPLIRMPNLVHTPLKNAQEILANFGLVRGDIVYVPDIGHNAVLHQKYRGRDIKEGLEIPKGSQIDLVVGDGFGNQNLDMPNIIGMDDQEAEFLILGSGLSMGNVNYVETDTVPKGTVVKQLPPAGLMMQTGERVDIWVSKLGQETTFNE
- a CDS encoding type II toxin-antitoxin system RelE/ParE family toxin, whose amino-acid sequence is MKIVWTKKARERFGEILEYIELKFGSTARRSFITKTKAFTRLLYEFPEIGTLEIPEKKIRGFQITKQTRVFYRLKNDQIILLTFFDSRQDPQKKPQ